DNA sequence from the Streptomyces sp. MST-110588 genome:
ACGTGCACGCGTTTCGGGTGCTGGGCGGCATACCCCGCGGCCGCATCCGCTATGACAACCTGCGGGCTGCGGTCGAGCGGGTTCTGGGCCTGTCCAGGGCGAGGGTGGAGAACGACCGCTGGACGGCCTTCCGCTCGCACTGGGGCGTCGATGTTTTTTTACTGCCGTCCCGGCATCGAGGGCGCCCACGAGAAGGGCGGTGTCGAAGGGCAGATCGGCTACTACCGCCGCAACCACTTCGTCCCTGTCCCCGAGGTGGCCTCGCTGACCGAGCTGAACGCCATGGTCGACCAGTGGGACCTGGACGACGAAGGCCGGCGTCTGCGCTCGAAGCCCCGCACTATCGGTGAGTGCTTCGCCCAGGAACGGCCGCTGCTGCGGCCACTGCCCCGCGAGGTGTTCGAGACCGGGCGGTGGTTCACTCCGCGGGTCAACCGGTTCGGCCAGGTCACGGTGCGCTGCAACTCCTATTCGGTCCCGGTCCGCTTCATCGGACGCCAGCTGCGGGTGCTGCTGCACGCCAATGACCTGGTCGTCTATGACGGGCGGACTGTGGTCGCCCACCACGAACGCCTCAGCGGCCGGGGCGAATCCCGCCTGGTCCTGGACCACTACCTGGAAGCACTCCTGCGCAAGCCGGGCGCCTTTCCTGGAGCGACCGCCCTCGAACAGGCCAAAGCCGCAGGGAGGTTCACCCCGTCCACGAAGCCTGGTGGGCCGCAGCCCGCGCCGCGCACGGCGAGGCTGCTGGCACCAGAGCCTTGATCGAGGTGCTGCTGCTGGGCCGCCACATGGAACACGAACACGTCGTCGCCGGACTCGCCGCAGCCCACCAGGCAGGCGCCCTGACCGCGGACGCGGTCGCGCTGGAGGCCCGCAAGGCTGCCGAAGGCGAGACCTTCACCGAGCCCGCGAAGCCCACCCCGGCCCATCCCGTCCAGCCGCAGGAGGAGCCCGGCGGCACTGTCACCTTCCTGTCCGACTGGAAGCTGTCCCACCTCCCGCCCGACAACCGGCCGCTGCCGTCGGTGGCCCACTACGACCAGCTCCTGAAACGGCACGGCCGCACGGCCGAGAGAAAGAGGGATCATGACACGTAAGCGCGGACTGACCGAAGAAGCCGCCACCGCCTCGATCGACCAGGCATGCCGCATGCTCAGGCTGCCCTCCATCCGCCAGCAGTTCGCCGACCTCGCCGAAGGCGCCGCACGCGATCAGATGTCGTATCGGGCGTTCCTCGCCGAACTGCTGATGACCGAGTGCGACGACCGGGCCCGCCGACGCTCAGAACGCCGGATCAAGGCCGCTTCCTTCCCCCGCGACAAGAGCCTGCGGGTATTCGACTTCGACGCCAACCTCAACGTCGACCCGGCCACCGTCAACACCCTCGCCACCTGCGAATGGGTCAAGAAAGGGGAGCCGCTCTGCCTGATCGGCGACTCCGGCACCGGCAAGTCCCACCTGCTGATCGCCCTGGGCACGGAGGCCGCGATGCACGGCTTCCGCGTCCGCTACGTGCTGGCCACCAAGCTCGTCAACGAACTCGTCGAAGCCGCCGACGAGAAGCAGCTGTCCAAGACGATCGCCCGCTACGGCCGCGTCGATCTGTTATGCATTGATGAACTCGGCTATATGGAGCTTGACCGCAGGGGCGCTGAGCTGCTGTTTCAGGTTCTGACCGAGCGCGAGGAGAAGAACAGCGTTGCCATCGCTTCGAACGAAAGTTTCAGCGGGTGGACGAAAACGTTCACGGATCCGCGGCTCTGCGCGGCCATAGTCGACCGCCTGACCTTCAATGGCGCCATCATCCAGACCGGCACCGAGTCCTACAGCCTCGCCCATACCAAAGCCCTGGCCGAACAAACCCAGGCCAGCTGAACGACGCCGCAGGGCCGACCCCGGAGCCAGCGGGGTCGGCAGCAGTGGAGAGATCAGCCGTCGACTTCCCGCGCCACGCGCTCCAGGCGGCTCCGGTGGTCCTCCCACCACGCCTGATCCCCTGGCGGCATGTTGTCCTTGCCCTGCAGATACCCGACGGATCCGTCGATGAGCTCTCGCACGATGTCCGCGTGGCCGGCGTGCCGCTGAGTATCGGAGATCACGCGCACCAGGATGTGGTGCAGTGTCACCTCCCGACGTTCCTCCGGCCACCACGGGACGTGTCCTGTCGCCTCAAGCGGCAGCGTCGCGATCGTGCTGTCGGAGTGCTTCCACGCCTGTCGATACAGCCCGACGATGTATTCGCGTGACTCGTATGCCGTGGCCCACATGTCCGAGTTGGGTTCTGTGTCCTCCGTATACCACCAGGGCGGCGGGTCCTCGTCGAAGAACGGCCGCCCGAACGTGTCACCGAAATAGCCC
Encoded proteins:
- the istB gene encoding IS21-like element helper ATPase IstB; amino-acid sequence: MTRKRGLTEEAATASIDQACRMLRLPSIRQQFADLAEGAARDQMSYRAFLAELLMTECDDRARRRSERRIKAASFPRDKSLRVFDFDANLNVDPATVNTLATCEWVKKGEPLCLIGDSGTGKSHLLIALGTEAAMHGFRVRYVLATKLVNELVEAADEKQLSKTIARYGRVDLLCIDELGYMELDRRGAELLFQVLTEREEKNSVAIASNESFSGWTKTFTDPRLCAAIVDRLTFNGAIIQTGTESYSLAHTKALAEQTQAS